One window of the Methanofollis sp. genome contains the following:
- a CDS encoding 4Fe-4S binding protein: MRERLALSRPKAGACGLTGSWRVFRPVVDREKCNQCGICAIHCPDGVIDEELNIDLDFCKGCGVCANVCPKKAITMVREER, from the coding sequence ATGAGAGAGCGGCTTGCACTGAGCAGACCGAAGGCCGGGGCCTGCGGGCTCACCGGGTCGTGGCGGGTCTTCCGCCCGGTCGTGGACAGGGAGAAGTGCAACCAGTGCGGGATCTGCGCTATCCACTGTCCCGACGGCGTGATCGACGAGGAACTCAACATAGACCTCGACTTCTGCAAGGGCTGCGGCGTCTGCGCCAATGTCTGCCCGAAGAAAGCGATCACGATGGTCCGCGAAGAGCGGTGA